A single window of Girardinichthys multiradiatus isolate DD_20200921_A chromosome 15, DD_fGirMul_XY1, whole genome shotgun sequence DNA harbors:
- the tmem181 gene encoding transmembrane protein 181 isoform X1 has product MDTDYSSGLENPLYSELKYFCRKIQEAYNVLKEDLTPYRDDRFYRLAPMRLYTLSKRHFVLVFVVFLICFGLTVFIGIAGPKILAEQEHNDDQLVAKNVSVKTGPFNLVSPPLTTYNQQLWLTCVMQTGNSNMKDFKQPFEINVNLKGVMQDASVMHIKTVQQKSRTLHCGAKCEEIIVLHLGYLNYTQYQVAVSFKGLENVSYEIKVAFVWKTYNPTFSQVEIWFRFVFVVLTFMVTCMFAHSLRKFSMRDWGIEQKWMSVLLPLLLLYNNPFFPLSFLVNSWFPGTLDTFFQALFLCALLLFWLCVYHGIRVQGERKFLTFYLPKLIIVGLLWLSAVMLGIWQTVNELQDPTYFYKVDIANFQGMKVFFLIVVAFYILYLIFLIVRACSELKNMPYSDLRLKFLTALTFVVLIISMVILYLRFGAKALQDNFVAELSTHYQNSAEFLSFYGLLNFYLYTLAFVYSPSKNALYDSQLKDNPAFSMLNDSDDEVIYGSDYEDMPLQNGRANKVTTKYQDDSDSD; this is encoded by the exons ATGGACACAGACTACTCGTCCGGCTTGGAAAACCCTCTGTACAGCgagctgaaatatttctgcAGGAAGATACAGGAGGCCTACAACGTGCTGAAGGAGGATTTAACACCTTACCGTGATGATCGCTTTTACAG GCTGGCCCCCATGCGGCTCTACACCTTGTCTAAAAGACATTTTGTCCTGGTCTTTGTGGTGTTCCTGATATGCTTTGGCCTCACAGTGTTCATTGGGATTGCAG gtccaAAGATTCTTGCTGAGCAGGAGCACAATGATGATCAGTTAGTGgccaaaaatgtttcagtaaag ACTGGGCCTTTTAATCTGGTTTCTCCACCTCTCACCACCTATAACCAGCAGCTGTGGCTCACCTGTGTGATGCAGACTGGAAACAGCAACA tgAAAGACTTCAAGCAGCCCTTTGAGATCAACGTGAATCTTAAAGGAGTGATGCAGGACGCCAGTGTGATGCACATCAAGACTGTGCAGCAGAAATCACGGACGCTGCACTGTGGAGCT AAATGTGAGGAGATCATTGTGCTGCATCTGGGTTACCTGAACTACACTCAGTACCAGGTTGCAGTCAGCTTCAAAGGCCTTGAAAACGTCTCCTATGAAATCAAGGTTGCATTTGTG TGGAAAACATACAATCCAACCTTCTCTCAAGTGGAAATCTGGTTCCGGTTTgtctttgtggttttaacattcATGGTAACG TGTATGTTTGCACATTCTCTGAGGAAGTTCTCCATGAGGGATTGGGGCATTGAGCAGAAGTGGATGTCTGTTCTGCTCCCTTTGTTGCTGCTCTATAATA atccGTTCTTCCCGCTGTCGTTCCTGGTAAACAGTTGGTTTCCAGGGACCTTAGATACTTTTTTCCAGGCTCTCTTCCTGTGCGCTCTGCTCCTtttctggctctgtgtctaccacGGCATTAGAGTTCAA GGCGAGAGGAAATTCCTCACCTTCTACCTGCCCAAGTTGATCATCGTAGGTCTGCTGTGGCTCTCCGCCGTCATGCTTGGTATCTGGCAGAC GGTTAATGAGCTCCAGGATCCCACCTATTTTTACAAAGTGGATATTGCAAACTTCCAG GGCATGAAGGTGTTCTTCCTGATTGTTGTTGCCTTCTACATCCTCTACCTGATATTCCTGATTGTCCGAGCTTGTTCTGAATTAAAGAACATGCCTTACTCTG ATCTTCGGCTTAAGTTTTTGACAGCGCTTACGTTTGTAGTCCTCATTATAAG CATGGTCATTCTGTACCTGAGGTTTGGTGCTAAGGCTCTTCAAGATAATTTTGTGGCTGAATTATCCACTCATTATCAGAACT CAGCTGAATTTTTATCCTTCTATGGACTGCTCAACTTTTATTTGTACACTTTAGCATTTGTGTACTCTCCCTCGAAAAATGCCCTGTATG ACTCGCAGCTGAAGGATAACCCCGCCTTCTCCATGCTGAATGACTCGGATGACGAAGTCATTTACGG GAGCGATTATGAGGACATGCCTTTACAGAATGGACGCGCTAACAAAGTAACAACGAAGTACCAGGACGACAGCGACAGCGACTGA
- the tmem181 gene encoding transmembrane protein 181 isoform X2, with the protein MELLAPMRLYTLSKRHFVLVFVVFLICFGLTVFIGIAGPKILAEQEHNDDQLVAKNVSVKTGPFNLVSPPLTTYNQQLWLTCVMQTGNSNMKDFKQPFEINVNLKGVMQDASVMHIKTVQQKSRTLHCGAKCEEIIVLHLGYLNYTQYQVAVSFKGLENVSYEIKVAFVWKTYNPTFSQVEIWFRFVFVVLTFMVTCMFAHSLRKFSMRDWGIEQKWMSVLLPLLLLYNNPFFPLSFLVNSWFPGTLDTFFQALFLCALLLFWLCVYHGIRVQGERKFLTFYLPKLIIVGLLWLSAVMLGIWQTVNELQDPTYFYKVDIANFQGMKVFFLIVVAFYILYLIFLIVRACSELKNMPYSDLRLKFLTALTFVVLIISMVILYLRFGAKALQDNFVAELSTHYQNSAEFLSFYGLLNFYLYTLAFVYSPSKNALYDSQLKDNPAFSMLNDSDDEVIYGSDYEDMPLQNGRANKVTTKYQDDSDSD; encoded by the exons ATGGAGCT GCTGGCCCCCATGCGGCTCTACACCTTGTCTAAAAGACATTTTGTCCTGGTCTTTGTGGTGTTCCTGATATGCTTTGGCCTCACAGTGTTCATTGGGATTGCAG gtccaAAGATTCTTGCTGAGCAGGAGCACAATGATGATCAGTTAGTGgccaaaaatgtttcagtaaag ACTGGGCCTTTTAATCTGGTTTCTCCACCTCTCACCACCTATAACCAGCAGCTGTGGCTCACCTGTGTGATGCAGACTGGAAACAGCAACA tgAAAGACTTCAAGCAGCCCTTTGAGATCAACGTGAATCTTAAAGGAGTGATGCAGGACGCCAGTGTGATGCACATCAAGACTGTGCAGCAGAAATCACGGACGCTGCACTGTGGAGCT AAATGTGAGGAGATCATTGTGCTGCATCTGGGTTACCTGAACTACACTCAGTACCAGGTTGCAGTCAGCTTCAAAGGCCTTGAAAACGTCTCCTATGAAATCAAGGTTGCATTTGTG TGGAAAACATACAATCCAACCTTCTCTCAAGTGGAAATCTGGTTCCGGTTTgtctttgtggttttaacattcATGGTAACG TGTATGTTTGCACATTCTCTGAGGAAGTTCTCCATGAGGGATTGGGGCATTGAGCAGAAGTGGATGTCTGTTCTGCTCCCTTTGTTGCTGCTCTATAATA atccGTTCTTCCCGCTGTCGTTCCTGGTAAACAGTTGGTTTCCAGGGACCTTAGATACTTTTTTCCAGGCTCTCTTCCTGTGCGCTCTGCTCCTtttctggctctgtgtctaccacGGCATTAGAGTTCAA GGCGAGAGGAAATTCCTCACCTTCTACCTGCCCAAGTTGATCATCGTAGGTCTGCTGTGGCTCTCCGCCGTCATGCTTGGTATCTGGCAGAC GGTTAATGAGCTCCAGGATCCCACCTATTTTTACAAAGTGGATATTGCAAACTTCCAG GGCATGAAGGTGTTCTTCCTGATTGTTGTTGCCTTCTACATCCTCTACCTGATATTCCTGATTGTCCGAGCTTGTTCTGAATTAAAGAACATGCCTTACTCTG ATCTTCGGCTTAAGTTTTTGACAGCGCTTACGTTTGTAGTCCTCATTATAAG CATGGTCATTCTGTACCTGAGGTTTGGTGCTAAGGCTCTTCAAGATAATTTTGTGGCTGAATTATCCACTCATTATCAGAACT CAGCTGAATTTTTATCCTTCTATGGACTGCTCAACTTTTATTTGTACACTTTAGCATTTGTGTACTCTCCCTCGAAAAATGCCCTGTATG ACTCGCAGCTGAAGGATAACCCCGCCTTCTCCATGCTGAATGACTCGGATGACGAAGTCATTTACGG GAGCGATTATGAGGACATGCCTTTACAGAATGGACGCGCTAACAAAGTAACAACGAAGTACCAGGACGACAGCGACAGCGACTGA